From one Triticum urartu cultivar G1812 chromosome 3, Tu2.1, whole genome shotgun sequence genomic stretch:
- the LOC125543966 gene encoding uncharacterized protein LOC125543966 isoform X2, producing MREHDPLPQLPLALHPPHLIPPAPTPDHRALSFLPDFGGLPWVAYAAGSLLVVSHLPSPPRTSGSDTVEDESPFFCQVIDLHTPVSAVAWCGRGRGELAAASGNSVSVFQPAPSSGSFSWLLRWVITEMFTVTAIAWTGSGDGIVVVGGGVAMWARVQSSWQLAWRSTPQVPQSLVSATHFVHAPVVAASAAAPVEGNVPVLVFLNDAKLGLETAELLHPQPVSMIQWRPLTLSVGDPSEVRREILMTCCLDGTARLWTGAEVTRSKKQPTSRRSFSVIAVIELDNILNGVLGVDISVRWAVETGSVVSRDEEAKFKLFSGHSWQNKVGKCEWLVSVGPGRCTNFWAAHCLDDVSPPRYPRITLWKQSEPQAWEESAINPKSTVQPIFVETVISRSICSGPPTRCSLLHLLPDNSFIWSRLAFGLSSDSGSHVSSDSSKSISCCSTKTINQVGHKGSIIEVSVHPYSCEIELAVSMDSSRMLFVWSLSTLSTLISTLHAPTYPSWKLLCKFDLHDISSDAQYSCLCWAPSVFHDNRFLVLGGENGADLVVARIPNGGVVSCHKMFTVPFLGGSNAEEPPDSIHTIPLASNCNKSFLNNSFLIVCVWRKRFQVLSWKVVLHSKNHHEGRGCLCEFSANSLSTADQGRHVTYVHGEMFAAAIYEGSTVFPTVVDGEYPTCISVMSLDNTVLPLQQHVPFATSPGYHIATGYSDGTVKLWKMSGADNPLQTGRWSNSWELVGMFGAHPGPISAISLSRCGRVATVGRNVQKNNTSIHIWEAVKLMGDGCFLLEDALMIQSAVVGLDWLSLGNGRFLLAVCFRNKLHIYSHKHPSFQNVLHTANLEEKHLWSCIALAHSHHDVASFCWGPKASIALVHNNHLSLFSSWLVRGANERITQKGVCSATDVHDKLPCTVHVNETIFGKSGLSENYSNAEATENNSTLLPGQHNSHCSNGLWSLLDISSNLSGPLAPYHPRALIHHLYSGEWKRADGILQHLVESMKASTTLNTLLDCSSCSKSCHNIPELPLSRYFTHTPSSDISSKGLLWGENGSSTAFNLLSPSNSFSYMTSNLGINTTTSASERSEISQLLDKNFGMFAISDTEKIQIHTVSDLLGEITDQNRASPYKTLDEAGRRFWIAVQFQRLYVLRRSGDSSSAEGCHLDSASIAWAFQSDCQDDLLDYVLPAESTWLEMQNLGMGLWYTNVSQLRIRMEKLARLQYLKSKDPKDCALLYIALNRIKVLVGLFKVSRNEKDKRLYEFLCRNFQEEKNKAAALKNAYVLLGRHQWELAIAFFLLGGDTSSAINVCAKNLQDEQLAMVICRLVEGSGGPLERNLISNVLLPDAVEKGDHWLSSLLEWMLGNYSQSVSKLFGCHPKLLFDESDTHGGQNVFADPELGQYCAILSTKNSFRNCAGEALSAKLSKLSFALAACALNRCGLPLEALECLSSKSSIVEKDGTSSQHGADDKILDGILNPFNASSNWLSSSVVNDVESELKVTMASNYLSRMLRNHFLCAHCGLPLAKDKVLKEHNSHGIEELAHDVSAAISIFHKRFSLQFYDVAEKILTSCSHDGLLFLAHVLLSVCRSPDGGTNSHCLEGCASCSIDYLLLVSCKESFKFLTRYVVSCCFICSVLNTDLTNITACTPLENMKYIIATLSHYQSTSRLLLKHDLSRTSALDKTSAISTVIDLLDYNIGFSVSWLCHDIKALLIMSNPVLGASANDESCQVLLGRLMQAAHHKSHGISINTEAVMPNGSLDKRQPGGSEDSSLSIDEKWHLIGASLWIGLSSFMKHHLKEFIGNEKLECEACTSDVKEFKGLASSVAAKFVIDSLQFVSSSLVRLHASFFREKLSNNLHPSVLFWLEYMSSQPRSNKTSRDQLAYIAQGTNTENMEVLFHVLWEISANSLDICAAFVNEDVNCFPLNNTKLSRSWKNMVESTKIECENDSTQSNGGENKCNVSSKDNEKGRGFVGKASSDVETSLEPKRKCLIEEKGFQSPKELLRRNGELLEAICLNSTNEQHAAIATNRKGLVFFNWYGNQQDKKSAEYILSGSEWPSDGWACPETTPAATLISPSVGPGRRRGSHLGSDGANIGVGSLVKPGRDLTGGGAFGIPGYAGIGASGFGWGEPDEFEDFVDPPATLENIHSRALSRHPSLPLLLVGSSNTHVYLWEFGKDSARATYGVLPAANIPPPYALASISAVQFDYYGQRFATAALDGTICTWQVEVGGRSNVHPTESSLCFDSHASGSVLTAAGCNSNGANVVILDMLAPPATCQTSIVCHEGGARSLTVFDNNIGCGSISPLIVTGGKSGDVALHDFRFVSTGKSKHHKTSAGGSSRGMIWHIPKAHLGSVTSLSTIPDTTLFLTGSKDGDVKLWDAKNSQLVFHWPKLHERHTFFQPTSRGFGGVVRAAVTDIHVLTNGFVSCGGDGSVKLVQIKNEFATVHQD from the exons ATGAGGGAGCACGACCCGCTGCCGCAGCTCCCGCTCGCCCTCCATCCACCGCATCTGATCCCTCCGGCGCCCACCCCCGACCACCGCGCTCTCTCGTTCCTTCCCGACTTCGGCGGCCTCCCCTGGGTCGCCTACGCCGCGGGCTCCCTCCTCGTCGTCTCccacctcccctcccctccccgtACCAGCGGAAGCGACACCGTGGAAGACGAATCCCCATTCTTCTGCCAAGTCATCGACCTCCACACCCCCGTGTCCGCAGTCGCCTGGTGCGGCCGCGGGAGAGGCGAGCTCGCAGCCGCGTCCGGCAACTCCGTCTCCGTTTTCCAGCCCGCACCTTCCTCAG GTTCATTCAGTTGGCTCCTGAGATGGGTCATCACCGAGATGTTCACGGTCACCGCCATCGCCTGGACGGGTTCCGGCGACGGCATCGTGGTGGTCGGTGGTGGCGTTGCCATGTGGGCCAGGGTGCAATCCTCCTGGCAGCTTGCTTGGAGGTCCACACCACAGGTGCCGCAGTCCCTCGTCTCTGCTACCCACTTCGTCCACGCCCCTGTCGTGGCGGCGTCAGCTGCTGCTCCTGTGGAGGGCAATGTGCCTGTCCTGGTATTTCTGAATGATGCCAAATTGGGTCTGGAGACTGCTGAGCTTCTGCATCCTCAGCCTGTTTCCATGATCCAGTGGAGGCCTTTGACGTTATCTGTCGGTGATCCATCTGAAGTGAGGAGAGAGATCCTCATGACCTGCTGCTTGGATGGAACTGCTCGGCTATGGACTGGGGCTGAGGTGACCAGGTCGAAGAAGCAGCCTACTTCGCGAAGATCTTTCAGCGTCATTGCAGTGATTGAGTTGGACAACATTCTAAATGGAGTGCTTGGAGTTGACATATCTGTGAGATGGGCAGTAGAAACTGGCAGTGTTGTATCACGAGATGAAGAAGCTAAGTTCAAGTTGTTTTCAGGTCATTCCTGGCAGAACAAGGTTGGCAAATGTGAGTGGCTGGTCAGTGTTGGCCCTGGGCGTTGTACCAATTTTTGGGCTGCTCATTGTCTTGATGATGTATCTCCACCAAGGTACCCTCGGATTACACTATGGAAGCAGAGCGAACCACAGGCTTGGGAGGAATCTGCTATTAACCCAAAATCTACAGTACAACCAATTTTTGTTGAGACTGTAATATCACGAAGTATATGTTCTGGCCCACCCACAAGATGCTCTTTGCTTCATTTGCTGCCTGATAATTCATTCATTTGGTCTCGCCTGGCTTTTGGATTATCATCAGATTCTGGGAGTCATGTTTCAAGCGATTCTTCTAAGAGCATCTCATGCTGTTCAACCAAGACTATTAATCAAGTTGGACATAAGGGTAGTATCATAGAGGTGTCTGTCCATCCATATAGCTGCGAGATAGAGCTAGCTGTTTCTATGGATTCTAGCAGAATGCTATTTGTATGGTCTCTTTCAACCTTATCAACTCTCATATCGACCTTGCATGCACCCACTTATCCTTCATGGAAGCTCCTGTGCAAATTTGATctgcatgacatttcttcagaTGCGCAATATTCATGTCTTTGTTGGGCTCCTTCAGTTTTCCATGATAACAGGTTTCTTGTCCTGGGAGGTGAAAATGGAGCTGATTTAGTTGTCGCCAGAATTCCAAATGGAGGTGTTGTTTCATGTCACAAGATGTTCACAGTTCCTTTCCTTGGAGGGAGCAATGCAGAAGAACCACCTGATAGCATTCATACCATACCTTTAGCTTCTAACTGTAACAAGTCATTTTTAAACAACAGTTTCCTAATTGTGTGCGTATGGAGGAAGAGGTTTCAAGTTTTATCATGGAAAGTAGTCCTGCATTCAAAAAATCATCATGAAGGAAGGGGGTGTTTATGTGAATTTTCTGCCAACTCACTTTCCACTGCAGATCAAGGGAGACATGTTACTTACGTCCATGGTGAAATGTTTGCAGCTGCTATTTATGAAGGTTCTACGGTTTTCCCTACTGTCGTGGATGGAGAATATCCCACCTGCATTTCGGTTATGTCTCTGGACAATACTGTATTACCTCTACAACAGCATGTACCTTTTGCAACTTCCCCAGGTTATCATATTGCTACTGGGTACTCTGATGGCACTGTGAAACTTTGGAAGATGTCTGGTGCAGATAACCCTTTGCAGACTGGGAGATGGAGCAACAGCTGGGAGCTAGTTGGCATGTTTGGTGCTCATCCAGGACCAATTAGTGCAATTTCACTATCCAGATGTGGTAGAGTTGCTACTGTTGGCAGAAATGTTCAGAAGAATAATACATCCATTCATATCTGGGAAGCAGTAAAACTCATGGGAGATGGGTGTTTTCTCCTGGAAGATGCACTAATGATTCAAAGCGCTGTTGTTGGTTTAGATTGGCTATCTTTAGGCAATGGTAGATTTTTACTTGCGGTCTGTTTTCGTAATAAGTTGCATATATATTCCCATAAGCATCCTTCCTTTCAAAATGTGCTGCACACTGCAAATTTGGAAGAGAAGCATCTTTGGAGTTGTATTGCATTAGCTCATTCTCATCATGATGTTGCCAGCTTCTGCTGGGGGCCAAAGGCGTCAATAGCGCTTGTTCATAACAATCATCTTTCACTGTTCAGTTCATGGTTAGTAAGAGGAGCAAATGAACGTATTACCCAGAAAGGCGTTTGTTCTGCCACAGATGTGCATGATAAGTTGCCATGTACTGTGCATGTTAATGAAACTATCTTTGGTAAATCTGGGCTATCTGAAAATTACAGCAACGCGGAGGCCACTGAGAACAATAGCACGCTGTTACCAGGCCAACACAATAGTCATTGTTCTAATGGTTTGTGGAGCTTGTTGGATATATCTAGTAATCTGAGTGGACCTTTGGCGCCATATCACCCAAGAGCACTTATCCATCATCTTTATTCAG GTGAATGGAAACGTGCAGATGGCATTCTGCAGCATCTTGTTGAATCCATGAAAGCAAGTACAACATTAAACACCTTGTTGGACTGTAGTTCATGCAGTAAATCATGCCATAATATCCCTGAACTTCCTTTGTCGCGGTACTTTACGCATACACCGTCAAGCGATATTTCTAGCAAAGGGTTACTGTGGGGTGAGAACGGAAGTAGCACAGCCTTCAACTTGCTGTCACCATCAAATTCATTTTCTTACATGACGAGTAATTTAGGTATCAATACCACCACTAGTGCATCTGAAAGGTCAGAGATAAGTCAGCTCCTTGATAAGAACTTTGGCATGTTTGCAATAAGTGACACTGAAAAAATACAGATACATACAGTTTCTGATCTTTTGGGTGAAATTACTGATCAGAACCGTGCTTCTCCCTATAAAACCCTTGATGAAGCAGGGCGAAG GTTCTGGATTGCTGTGCAGTTCCAACGCCTATATGTGCTTAGGAGATCTGGAGATTCATCTAGTGCTGAAGGGTGCCATCTTGATTCTGCTTCCATTGCATGGGCCTTCCAATCTGATTGTCAGGATGATCTACTTGATTATGTTCTTCCAGCAGAATCAACTTGGTTAGAGATGCAAAACCTTGGTATGGGATTATGGTATACGAATGTGTCCCAGCTAAGGATCAGG ATGGAGAAGTTGGCAAGGTTGCAGTATCTTAAAAGCAAGGATCCCAAGGATTGTGCTCTGCTCTATATAGCATTAAACAGAATAAAAGTATTAGTTGGCCTTTTCAAGGTCAGCAGAAATGAGAAGGATAAACGTCTGTATGAGTTTCTCTGCAGGAACTTCCAG GAAGAAAAAAACAAAGCCGCTGCCCTTAAAAATGCTTATGTACTACTGGGAAGGCATCAATGGGAGCTTGCTATAGCATTTTTCCTGCTTGGAGGTGATACTTCCTCTGCCATCAATGTTTGTGCGAAGAACCTTCAAGATGAACAGCTTGCTATGGTAATTTGTCGGCTTGTTGAGGGATCTGGAGGGCCCTTGGAGCGTAACCTCATTTCAAATGTGCTGCTCCCTGATGCAGTTGAGAAAGGAGACCACTGGCTTTCAAGCCTGCTTGAA TGGATGCTAGGGAACTACTCCCAGTCTGTCAGTAAATTATTTGGCTGCCATCCCAAGTTACTGTTTGATGAATCCGACACTCATGGTGGTCAGAATGTGTTTGCAGACCCAGAATTGGGTCAGTATTGTGCAATCCTATCAACGAAAAATAGTTTCAGAAACTGTGCTGGTGAAGCTCTATCTGCAAAATTATCTAAGCTTTCATTTGCACTGGCTGCATGTGCCTTAAACAGATGTGGACTACCT CTTGAAGCACTTGAATGCCTATCTAGTAAATCAAGCATAGTTGAGAAGGACGGCACCAGCTCACAACATGGTGCAGATGACAAGATTCTTGATGGAATACTAAACCCTTTCAATGCTTCTTCCAATTGGCTTTCATCATCTGTCGTTAATGATGTTGAATCAGAACTCAAAGTAACCATGGCTTCAAATTATTTGTCACGCATGCTGAGAAATCACTTTCTCTGTGCACATTGCGGTCTACCATTAGCTAAAGATAAGGTCCTTAAAGAGCACAACAGCCATGGCATCGAGGAACTTGCGCATGATGTTAGTGCTGCAATATCCATATTTCATAAAAGGTTCTCACTTCAGTTTTATGATGTAGCTGAGAAG ATCCTTACCTCCTGTTCCCATGATGGTTTATTATTTCTTGCACATGTTCTGCTATCAGTTTGTAGATCACCAGATGGTGGAACTAATAGTCATTGTCTTGAAGGTTGCGCTTCCTGTTCGATTGACTATCTGTTGTTGGTGTCATGCAAGGAGAGTTTTAAATTTCTTACTCGATATGTTGTCTCCTGCTGCTTCATCTGTTCTGTTCTTAATACAGACCTCACCAATATTACTGCATGTACACCTTTGGAAAACATGAAATACATTATAGCAACTTTATCACATTATCAGAGTACTAGCAGGCTACTCCTGAAACATGACCTCAGTAGAACTTCTGCATTGGACAAGACATCAGCCATATCTACTGTTATTGATCTCCTTGATTACAACATAGGCTTTTCTGTTTCTTGGCTATGCCATGACATAAAGGCATTACTTATCATGAGCAATCCAGTGTTAGGTGCTTCTGCGAATGATGAGTCATGTCAAGTATTATTAGGCCGATTGATGCAAGCTGCGCACCATAAAAGTCATGGTATATCAATTAACACAGAGGCGGTAATGCCCAATGGTTCATTGGACAAGAGACAACCAGGAGGAAGCGAGGATTCAAGTCTTTCAATTGATGAAAAGTGGCATTTGATAGGTGCTTCCTTGTGGATTGGATTGTCATCCTTTATGAAACATCACTTAAAAGAGTTCATTGGAAACGAGAAACTTGAATGTGAAGCTTGTACAAGTGACGTGAAGGAATTTAAGGGTCTTGCCTCTTCAGTTGCTGCAAAGTTTGTTATTGATTCCCTGCAATTTGTGTCGTCTTCATTAGTAAGACTCCATGCATCATTTTTCAGAGAGAAATTATCAAATAATTTACATCCGAGTGTGCTTTTCTGGTTAGAATATATGTCGTCTCAGCCAAGGTCCAACAAGACTAGCCGTGATCAGCTCGCATATATAGCTCAGGGCACAAACACTGAGAACATGGAGGTGTTGTTTCATGTTTTATGGGAAATATCTGCTAACTCTCTGGATATATGTGCAGCATTTGTGAATGAAGACGTGAATTGCTTTCCGTTAAACAACACAAAGCTCAGTAGATCTTGGAAGAATATGGTTGAAAGTACAAAAATCGAGTGTGAAAACGATTCTACTCAAAGTAATGGAGGAGAAAATAAATGCAATGTTAGCTCCAAGGACAATGAGAAAGGGCGTGGATTTGTTGGCAAGGCTTCTTCTGATGTGGAAACCTCTCTTGAACCTAAAAGGAAATGCCTGATCGAAGAAAAAGGCTTTCAAAGCCCAAAGGAACTTCTAAGGAGAAATGGGGAACTTCTTGAG GCAATATGTCTCAACTCAACCAATGAGCAACATGCTGCTATTGCTACCAACCGAAAG GGTCTTGTTTTTTTCAACTGGTATGGTAATCAACAGGACAAGAAATCAGCAGAGTATATTTTGTCAGGATCTGAGTGGCCATCAGATGGTTGGGCTTGTCCTGAAACTACACCTGCTGCAACTCTTATTTCACCTAGTGTTGGTCCTGGCAGAAGAAGAGGATCTCATCTTGGTTCAGATGGGGCAAATATTGGGGTAGGTTCTTTGGTGAAACCCGGAAGAGACTTAACTGGGGGTGGAGCATTTGGAATTCCAGGTTATGCTGGTATTGGGGCATCAGGGTTTGGGTGGGGCGAACCCGATGAATTTGAGGATTTTGTTGATCCTCCAGCAACCCTTGAGAATATCCATTCAAGAGCACTATCACGCCATCCCTCTTTGCCATTGTTGCTAGTGGGGTCAAGCAATACACATGTGTATTTATGGGAG TTTGGTAAAGATAGTGCAAGAGCTACATATGGTGTTCTCCCTGCTGCTAATATTCCACCACCTTATGCACTTGCTTCCATATCGGCTGTTCAATTTGATTATTACGGGCAGCGGTTTGCAACTGCTGCATTAGATGGTACAATTTGTACATGGCAAGTTGAGGTGGGTGGAAGAAGCAATGTCCATCCTACAGAGTCATCCTTGTGCTTTGACAGCCATGCTTC CGGATCTGTTCTTACTGCAGCTGGATGCAATTCAAATGGCGCAAATGTTGTTATCTTGGATATGCTAGCTCCACCAGCCACTTGTCAAACTTCTATTGTGTGTCATGAAG GAGGAGCCCGTTCTCTTACTGTGTTCGACAACAACATAGGCTGTGGATCCATCTCACCGCTGATTGTAACTGGTGGGAAAAGTGGAGATGTGGCATTGCATGATTTCCGGTTCGTTTCTACTGGAAAGAGTAAGCATCACAAAACTTCTGCTGGGGGTAGCTCCCGTGGGATGATTTGGCATATACCGAAGGCTCATTTAG GGAGTGTCACCAGTCTATCGACCATTCCAGATACCACCTTATTCTTGACTGGAAGCAAAGATGGAGATGTAAAGCTTTGGGATGCTAAAAATTCCCAGCTAGTCTTTCATTGGCCGAAGTTGCATGAGCGGCACACTTTTTTTCAACCAACCTCCAGGGGCTTTGGTGGTGTTGTTAGG GCTGCTGTAACAGATATCCATGTCTTGACTAATGGTTTCGTTTCGTGTGGTGGCGATGGTTCTGTGAAGCTTGTGCAGATAAAGAATGAGTTTGC